In Erigeron canadensis isolate Cc75 chromosome 1, C_canadensis_v1, whole genome shotgun sequence, a single window of DNA contains:
- the LOC122584917 gene encoding uncharacterized protein LOC122584917 isoform X1 encodes MEGLYGKLYDKYTKLKAQKDNEKDQINYDQEEKFTDYVSAVDDLIAHLTSEKDRLSAEISDLRQQVITIRSAKDEEQEKYERMLIEESQKNKELSEEIHRLQNRESISTTYDDTIGSPLSSGRTNSSTKRKRRRTSIHDPEDEVALDVGGQHEQNNHTSPRKSENALEKENMFVVAFNNATQPKCCRQRLGDSGISTASASDPTICMFQELVECLLNLKFSIGTQSGNNTQITAVHESSGYSFNLGWVKNELGDEELMYRASSLGTFERVAPEWMRDVIVFSKSMCHVFFKRVSAIL; translated from the exons ATGGAAGGCCTGTATGGAAAGCTGTATGATAAGTACACTAAGCTCAAG GCTCAAAAGGATAATGAAAAAGACCAGATCAATTACGACCAGGAAGAAAAATTCACTGACTATGTATCTg CTGTAGATGATTTGATTGCTCATTTAACAAGTGAAAAGGACAGGTTATCTGCAGAAATCAGTGATTTGAGGCAGCAAGTTATCACAATCAG ATCGGCCAAGGATGAAGAGCAAGAAAAGTATGAAAGGATGTTAATAGAAGAGAGCCAGAAAA ACAAAGAACTTTCAGAAGAAATTCACAGGCTTCAAAATAGAGAATCTATTTCCACCACTTACGATGACACAATTGGCTCTCCACTTTCGTCAGGCAGAACCAACAGCTCAACAAAGAGAAAGCGACGCAGGACTTCCATACATGACCCTGAAGATGAGGTTGCTCTTGATGTTGGTGGTCAACATGAGCAAAATAATCATACCTCACCACGCAAATCAGAAAATGCTCTAGAGAAAGAAAATATGTTCGTTGTTGCGTTTAATAATGCTACTCAG CCTAAATGCTGTCGTCAGAGGCTTGGCGATTCAGGTATTTCTACGG CAAGTGCCTCTGATCCTACCATTTGCATGTTCCAAGAGCTTGTTGAGTGCCTACTCAACCTGAAATTTTCCATTGGAACTCAGAGCGGTAATAATACACAGATAACTGCAGTGCATGAATCGAGTG GATACTCATTTAATTTGGGATGGGTGAAGAACGAGTTAGGAGACGAGGAGTTGATGTACCGCGCGTCTTCATTGGGAACCTTTGAGAGAGTGGCACCAGAATGGATGAGGGATGTGATCGTATTTAGTAAGAGTATGTGTCATGTCTTCTTCAAAAGAGTATCCGCCATTCTCTAG
- the LOC122584917 gene encoding uncharacterized protein LOC122584917 isoform X2, protein MEGLYGKLYDKYTKLKAQKDNEKDQINYDQEEKFTDYVSAVDDLIAHLTSEKDRLSAEISDLRQQVITIRSAKDEEQEKYERMLIEESQKNKELSEEIHRLQNRESISTTYDDTIGSPLSSGRTNSSTKRKRRRTSIHDPEDEVALDVGGQHEQNNHTSPRKSENALEKENMFVVAFNNATQPKCCRQRLGDSASASDPTICMFQELVECLLNLKFSIGTQSGNNTQITAVHESSGYSFNLGWVKNELGDEELMYRASSLGTFERVAPEWMRDVIVFSKSMCHVFFKRVSAIL, encoded by the exons ATGGAAGGCCTGTATGGAAAGCTGTATGATAAGTACACTAAGCTCAAG GCTCAAAAGGATAATGAAAAAGACCAGATCAATTACGACCAGGAAGAAAAATTCACTGACTATGTATCTg CTGTAGATGATTTGATTGCTCATTTAACAAGTGAAAAGGACAGGTTATCTGCAGAAATCAGTGATTTGAGGCAGCAAGTTATCACAATCAG ATCGGCCAAGGATGAAGAGCAAGAAAAGTATGAAAGGATGTTAATAGAAGAGAGCCAGAAAA ACAAAGAACTTTCAGAAGAAATTCACAGGCTTCAAAATAGAGAATCTATTTCCACCACTTACGATGACACAATTGGCTCTCCACTTTCGTCAGGCAGAACCAACAGCTCAACAAAGAGAAAGCGACGCAGGACTTCCATACATGACCCTGAAGATGAGGTTGCTCTTGATGTTGGTGGTCAACATGAGCAAAATAATCATACCTCACCACGCAAATCAGAAAATGCTCTAGAGAAAGAAAATATGTTCGTTGTTGCGTTTAATAATGCTACTCAG CCTAAATGCTGTCGTCAGAGGCTTGGCGATTCAG CAAGTGCCTCTGATCCTACCATTTGCATGTTCCAAGAGCTTGTTGAGTGCCTACTCAACCTGAAATTTTCCATTGGAACTCAGAGCGGTAATAATACACAGATAACTGCAGTGCATGAATCGAGTG GATACTCATTTAATTTGGGATGGGTGAAGAACGAGTTAGGAGACGAGGAGTTGATGTACCGCGCGTCTTCATTGGGAACCTTTGAGAGAGTGGCACCAGAATGGATGAGGGATGTGATCGTATTTAGTAAGAGTATGTGTCATGTCTTCTTCAAAAGAGTATCCGCCATTCTCTAG